The proteins below come from a single Afipia felis ATCC 53690 genomic window:
- a CDS encoding 2-oxoglutarate dehydrogenase E1 component, with protein sequence MSRQDANANFALTSFLDGANATYIDEMYSRYDADPSSVDPEWQSFFKSLNDAPADVEKNARGPSWEKPNWPLTPSDDLTSALDGNWAQVEKVMGDKIAKRAASAPAASNQDVLQATRDSVRALMLIRAYRMRGHFHANLDPLGIQEQIGHEELDPRSYGFTDADYDRKIFLDHVLGLEYGTLREIVTICERTYCQTLGVEFMHISNPEQKAWIQERIEGPDKEISFTREGRRAILMKLVEAEGFEKFCDLKFTGTKRFGLDGGEALIPALEQIIKRGGNLGVRDIVLGMPHRGRLNILTQVMGKPHRALFHEFKGGSANPDEVEGSGDVKYHLGASSDREFDNNKVHLSLTANPSHLEIVDPVVLGKTRAKQDQNDDPERLSVLPLLMHGDAAFAGQGVVAECFALSDLKGYRTGGSLHFIVNNQIGFTTYPRYSRSSPYPSDVAKMIDAPIFHVNGDDPEAVVFAAKVAVEFRQKFHKPVVIDMFCYRRHGHNEGDEPAFTQPVMYKKIATHPSTLDIYSRRLIADGVMTEGEVDKAKADWRARLDAELEAGGGYKPNKADWLDGKWTGFKSSETGVEAGRVITGVPIEELKDIGRKITVAPEGFHLHRTVQRFLENRAKAIDNGEGIDWATGEALAFSSLMREGHNVRLSGQDSERGTFSQRHSVLFDQEDESRYTPLNHLGGKVGQYEVINSALSEEAVLAFEYGYSLAEPNTLTAWEAQFGDFANGAQVVFDQFISSSERKWLRMSGLVCLLPHGYEGQGPEHSSARLERFLQMCAEDNIQVANLTTPANYFHVLRRQLKREFRKPLILMTPKSLLRHKRAVSSLAEFGPDTSFHRILRDDAETGGEIKLVEDAKIRRVIMCSGKVYYDLLEEREKRGIDDIYLLRIEQLYPVPLKTLVQVLERFKGAEFVWCQEEPRNMGAWHFIEPYLEWVLNQIGATHKRPRYAGRAPAAATATGLMSKHLAQLKALLDEALG encoded by the coding sequence ATGTCCCGCCAGGACGCGAACGCCAACTTCGCCCTTACTTCCTTTCTCGACGGCGCCAACGCCACCTATATCGACGAGATGTACTCCCGCTACGATGCGGACCCCTCCTCGGTCGATCCCGAATGGCAGTCGTTCTTCAAAAGCCTCAATGACGCTCCCGCTGATGTCGAAAAGAACGCGCGCGGTCCGTCCTGGGAAAAGCCTAACTGGCCGCTGACCCCCAGCGACGATCTGACCTCCGCGCTCGACGGCAACTGGGCGCAGGTCGAAAAGGTGATGGGCGACAAGATCGCCAAGCGCGCCGCCAGCGCGCCGGCCGCCAGCAACCAGGACGTCCTGCAGGCGACCCGCGATTCGGTCCGCGCCCTGATGCTGATCCGCGCCTACCGCATGCGCGGTCACTTCCACGCCAATCTCGATCCGCTCGGCATCCAGGAGCAGATCGGCCACGAGGAGCTTGATCCGCGCTCCTACGGCTTCACCGACGCCGATTACGACCGCAAGATCTTCCTCGACCACGTGCTCGGTCTCGAATACGGCACGCTGCGCGAGATCGTGACGATCTGCGAACGCACCTATTGCCAGACGCTCGGCGTCGAATTCATGCACATCTCCAATCCGGAGCAGAAGGCATGGATTCAGGAACGCATCGAGGGCCCGGATAAGGAAATCAGCTTCACCCGCGAAGGCCGCCGCGCCATCCTGATGAAGCTTGTCGAGGCCGAGGGCTTCGAGAAATTCTGCGATCTCAAATTCACCGGCACCAAGCGTTTCGGCCTCGATGGTGGCGAGGCGCTGATCCCCGCGCTCGAACAGATCATCAAGCGCGGCGGCAATCTCGGCGTGCGCGACATCGTGCTCGGCATGCCGCATCGCGGACGTCTCAACATCCTCACGCAGGTGATGGGCAAGCCGCACCGCGCGCTGTTCCATGAATTCAAGGGCGGCTCCGCCAACCCCGACGAGGTCGAGGGTTCGGGCGACGTCAAGTATCACCTCGGCGCATCCAGCGACCGCGAGTTCGACAATAACAAGGTTCACCTGTCGCTGACGGCGAACCCCTCGCATCTCGAAATCGTCGACCCGGTGGTGCTCGGCAAGACCCGCGCCAAGCAGGACCAGAACGACGATCCGGAGCGCCTCTCGGTGTTGCCGCTGCTGATGCATGGCGACGCGGCGTTCGCGGGCCAGGGTGTGGTGGCGGAATGTTTCGCGCTGTCGGACCTGAAGGGCTACCGCACCGGCGGCTCGCTGCACTTCATCGTCAACAACCAGATCGGCTTCACGACCTATCCGCGTTACTCGCGCTCCTCGCCGTATCCGTCGGACGTGGCGAAGATGATCGACGCGCCGATTTTCCATGTGAACGGCGATGATCCGGAAGCGGTGGTGTTCGCCGCCAAGGTCGCGGTCGAATTCCGGCAGAAATTCCATAAGCCGGTCGTCATCGACATGTTCTGCTACCGCCGGCACGGCCACAACGAGGGCGACGAGCCCGCGTTCACCCAGCCGGTGATGTACAAGAAGATCGCGACGCATCCTTCGACGCTGGATATCTATTCCAGGCGGCTGATCGCCGATGGCGTGATGACCGAAGGCGAAGTCGACAAGGCGAAGGCCGACTGGCGCGCGCGGCTCGACGCCGAGCTCGAGGCGGGCGGAGGCTACAAGCCGAACAAGGCCGACTGGCTCGACGGCAAGTGGACCGGTTTCAAGTCATCGGAAACCGGCGTCGAAGCTGGCCGCGTGATCACCGGCGTGCCGATCGAAGAGCTCAAGGACATCGGCCGGAAGATCACCGTGGCGCCCGAGGGCTTCCACCTGCATCGTACGGTGCAGCGTTTCCTCGAAAACCGCGCCAAGGCGATCGATAACGGCGAAGGCATCGACTGGGCGACCGGCGAGGCGCTGGCGTTCTCCTCCCTCATGCGTGAAGGACACAATGTCCGCCTATCGGGACAGGATTCGGAGCGCGGCACCTTCTCGCAGCGTCACTCGGTGTTGTTCGATCAGGAAGATGAGAGCCGCTACACGCCGCTCAACCATCTCGGCGGCAAGGTCGGTCAGTACGAGGTCATCAACTCGGCGCTGTCCGAGGAGGCGGTGCTCGCGTTCGAATACGGCTACTCGCTGGCCGAGCCGAACACGCTGACGGCGTGGGAAGCGCAGTTCGGCGATTTCGCCAACGGCGCGCAGGTGGTGTTCGACCAGTTCATCTCCTCGTCCGAGCGCAAGTGGCTGCGCATGTCGGGCCTCGTCTGCCTGCTTCCGCACGGCTATGAAGGTCAGGGACCGGAGCATTCGTCGGCGCGTCTGGAGCGCTTCCTGCAGATGTGTGCGGAAGACAACATCCAGGTCGCCAACCTCACGACGCCTGCGAACTACTTCCACGTGCTGCGGCGTCAGCTCAAGCGCGAATTCCGCAAGCCGCTGATCCTGATGACGCCGAAGTCGCTGCTGCGGCACAAGCGCGCCGTCTCCAGTCTGGCTGAATTCGGGCCGGATACCTCGTTCCATCGCATCCTGCGCGACGACGCGGAGACGGGTGGCGAGATCAAGCTGGTCGAGGATGCCAAGATCCGCCGCGTCATCATGTGCTCGGGCAAGGTCTATTACGACCTGCTCGAGGAGCGCGAGAAGCGCGGTATCGATGACATCTACCTGCTGCGCATCGAGCAGCTCTATCCGGTGCCGCTGAAGACGCTGGTGCAGGTGCTCGAACGCTTCAAGGGCGCCGAGTTCGTCTGGTGTCAGGAAGAGCCGCGCAACATGGGCGCATGGCACTTCATCGAGCCGTATCTCGAGTGGGTGTTGAACCAGATCGGTGCCACCCACAAGCGTCCGCGCTATGCGGGCCGCGCGCCTGCCGCCGCAACCGCGACGGGCCTGATGTCGAAGCATCTGGCCCAGTTGAAGGCGCTGCTCGACGAGGCGCTCGGCTGA
- the odhB gene encoding 2-oxoglutarate dehydrogenase complex dihydrolipoyllysine-residue succinyltransferase — MAEIRVPTLGESVTEATIGRWFKKTGDAVSVDEPLVELETDKVTIEVPAPSAGTLGEIVAKDGETVAVGALLGQITEGAGKPAAAKPAEAAPAKAAAPAAASAPVQKSPPADAPQAPSVRKLSAESGIDAGTVPGSGKDGRVTKGDMMAAIEKAASTPTPINQPAASLQVRAPSPADDAAREERVKMTRLRQTIARRLKDVQNTAAMLTTFNEVDMTNVMALRAQYKDLFEKKHHSKLGFMGFFVKACVQALKEVPAVNAEIDGTDLVYKNYYHVGVAVGTDKGLVVPVVRECDHKSIAEIEKNIADFGKRARDGQLKIDEMQGGTFTITNGGIYGSLMSTPILNAPQAGILGMHKIQERPVVVGGKIEIRPMMYLALSYDHRVIDGKEAVTFLVRVKENLEDPARLVLDL, encoded by the coding sequence ATGGCTGAAATCCGCGTTCCGACACTCGGCGAATCCGTCACCGAGGCCACCATTGGCCGCTGGTTCAAGAAGACCGGCGATGCCGTCAGCGTCGACGAACCGCTCGTTGAACTGGAAACGGACAAGGTGACCATCGAGGTGCCTGCGCCGTCCGCCGGCACGCTCGGCGAGATCGTTGCCAAGGATGGCGAGACGGTTGCGGTCGGCGCGTTGCTCGGCCAGATCACCGAAGGCGCGGGCAAGCCCGCTGCTGCGAAACCCGCCGAAGCCGCGCCGGCGAAAGCCGCTGCTCCGGCTGCCGCATCTGCCCCAGTGCAGAAGTCCCCACCCGCCGATGCGCCGCAGGCGCCGTCGGTGCGCAAGCTCTCAGCCGAGAGCGGCATCGATGCGGGCACCGTTCCGGGTTCCGGCAAGGATGGCCGCGTCACCAAGGGCGATATGATGGCCGCGATCGAGAAGGCGGCCTCAACGCCGACCCCGATCAATCAGCCTGCGGCGTCACTGCAGGTTCGCGCGCCGTCGCCGGCCGACGACGCCGCACGCGAGGAGCGGGTGAAGATGACCCGGTTGCGCCAGACCATCGCGCGCCGCCTCAAGGACGTGCAGAACACCGCTGCGATGCTGACGACCTTCAACGAGGTCGACATGACCAACGTCATGGCACTGCGCGCGCAGTACAAGGATCTGTTCGAGAAGAAGCATCATTCCAAGCTCGGCTTCATGGGCTTCTTCGTGAAGGCCTGCGTGCAGGCACTGAAGGAAGTCCCCGCCGTCAACGCTGAGATCGACGGCACCGACCTCGTTTACAAGAACTATTATCACGTCGGCGTCGCGGTCGGCACCGACAAGGGCCTCGTGGTGCCGGTGGTGCGCGAGTGCGATCACAAGTCGATCGCCGAGATCGAGAAGAACATCGCCGATTTCGGCAAGCGTGCGCGCGACGGTCAACTCAAGATCGACGAGATGCAGGGTGGCACCTTCACCATCACCAATGGCGGCATCTACGGCTCGCTGATGTCGACGCCGATCCTCAACGCGCCGCAGGCCGGTATTCTCGGTATGCACAAGATTCAGGAGCGGCCCGTCGTGGTCGGCGGCAAGATCGAGATACGTCCGATGATGTATCTGGCGTTGTCCTACGATCACCGCGTCATCGACGGCAAGGAAGCGGTGACCTTCCTCGTGCGGGTTAAGGAAAACCTCGAGGATCCGGCGCGGCTCGTGCTCGATCTGTAA